The following proteins are co-located in the Syntrophorhabdaceae bacterium genome:
- a CDS encoding AAA family ATPase, producing the protein MEHDPGVVDFLSQPENYPERVALIDHVETHISHVFVCDDFAYKIKKPVSLGFVDFSSLKKRRFFCKREIALNARLAKDIYLSVLPIYRTEHGYSFAPHRAAHIVEYAIKMKRISMDCLLFKLVSDGRPLYGEMERVGATLADFHKSSSPYRGKRYGTYETITHATSQNFEQIKPYLGLTIDAPLLERLMEYTRAFLESDGGLFSARKRSLHVRDGHGDLHCQHICLEQPPIIFDCIEFNDAFRVIDVLLDVAFLFMDLEYRGRFDLSSRLLAAYFSRQKDEFHRNLLTFYKVYRAVVRGKVEGFRAAGLAQGKEREEALKAANDYFRLADYYVADGNKHFNPIVFMGLSGSGKSTIARDFSSHAIVLKSDEVRKQLAGLESSVHMYEDYGKGIYAPELTDKFYGILLEKTLEHAGSGQKVVVDATYLTANHRRDFYYHCRKRGLNPFFVHCFADEKTLRKRITQRIYEGTDPSDAHLGVLDHQLEHREDPEELPSYRVLKINTDHAVHDIVSALKEFL; encoded by the coding sequence ATGGAACATGATCCTGGTGTGGTCGATTTTTTGTCTCAGCCGGAGAACTATCCTGAAAGAGTGGCGTTAATCGATCACGTGGAGACACATATATCCCATGTCTTTGTCTGTGATGACTTTGCGTACAAGATAAAGAAGCCGGTCAGCCTGGGGTTCGTTGATTTTTCATCGCTTAAGAAACGGCGTTTCTTCTGTAAACGCGAGATAGCCTTGAATGCCCGACTCGCAAAAGATATCTACCTCTCGGTCCTTCCCATCTACCGAACAGAGCACGGTTACTCTTTCGCGCCTCATCGCGCGGCTCATATCGTGGAATATGCGATAAAGATGAAAAGGATTTCCATGGATTGTCTTCTTTTTAAGCTCGTAAGCGATGGCAGGCCGCTCTACGGCGAGATGGAACGCGTTGGTGCCACCCTCGCCGATTTCCATAAGAGCTCCTCCCCTTACCGAGGCAAGAGGTACGGCACGTATGAAACGATCACTCACGCCACCTCGCAGAACTTCGAACAGATTAAGCCTTACTTGGGTCTTACTATCGATGCGCCCCTTCTTGAGAGGCTCATGGAATACACGCGGGCATTTCTCGAGAGCGATGGGGGGCTATTTTCGGCGAGAAAGAGGTCTTTGCACGTGCGCGACGGTCATGGCGACCTGCACTGTCAGCACATATGTCTCGAGCAACCGCCCATCATCTTTGACTGCATCGAATTCAATGACGCCTTTCGCGTGATCGACGTGCTTTTAGACGTGGCGTTTCTGTTTATGGATCTCGAATATAGAGGCAGGTTCGACCTCTCATCACGCCTTCTTGCCGCCTACTTCTCGCGGCAAAAGGATGAATTCCACCGGAATCTTCTCACCTTCTACAAGGTTTACCGGGCCGTGGTGCGCGGCAAGGTGGAGGGGTTCAGGGCAGCAGGACTCGCTCAAGGGAAAGAAAGGGAGGAGGCCCTGAAGGCAGCCAATGATTATTTCCGGCTCGCCGACTATTATGTGGCCGACGGAAACAAGCATTTTAATCCCATTGTATTCATGGGCCTGTCAGGGTCAGGTAAATCGACAATAGCCAGAGATTTTTCATCGCACGCCATTGTTCTCAAATCCGATGAGGTGAGAAAACAGCTGGCGGGCCTTGAAAGTAGCGTTCACATGTACGAAGACTACGGTAAGGGCATCTATGCGCCGGAATTGACCGACAAATTTTATGGCATCCTTCTTGAAAAAACATTGGAGCATGCGGGTTCCGGACAGAAGGTAGTGGTCGACGCCACCTACCTCACGGCGAACCATCGCAGGGATTTTTACTATCACTGCCGTAAGCGCGGTCTCAACCCCTTTTTTGTTCACTGCTTTGCCGATGAGAAGACACTGAGGAAAAGAATCACCCAGCGGATTTACGAGGGAACTGACCCGTCGGATGCCCACCTCGGCGTACTCGACCATCAGTTGGAACACCGTGAAGACCCTGAGGAGTTGCCATCTTACAGGGTTCTTAAGATCAATACGGATCACGCCGTCCATGATATCGTATCGGCGCTCAAGGAATTCCTGTAA
- a CDS encoding cbb3-type cytochrome c oxidase subunit I → MNSSEQAETLSLWWRRSVVFIVVACFAVLLWVAFRAYSDAPPVPLKVIDTSGNTLFSGNDIMSGQEVFLKHGLMENGSIWGHGAYIGPDFSAEYLHTLAMDTTGLLAHQYFQRDAPGLNESQKTMVQALVHDVLKENRYDPARRILVFSAPEAFSYEHQQGKWKAYFAESVGNRGLLPKAISDSKDVKELTAFFAWAAWASAANRPGKSYSYTNNFPYDPVAGNNPDANTFLWSALSLIALLAGTAAVLFSFGKFGYLGWKGKGEHVHPGMLSGIMNQAQKATIKYFVAATLLFLAQTLVGGATAHFRADPSSFYGLNLAYYLPSNILRTWHLQLAVFWIVTAWIGGGLFLASSLGERETKSQRIMIHVLFLVLIVIVLGSLLGEMFGVRQLLGEAWFWLGHQGWEYLELGRAWQFLLAVGLLIWWILVYRIIRSAFNDPAKSEIAKLFLMAALTIPLFYVPAMFFTGKTNFTVVDNWRFWIIHLWVEGFFELFATVMVAVLFYRLDMVSRQTATRIIYLDAILFLGSGIIGTGHHWYWTGQSQTNMALSAIFSAMEVVPLTLLTLDAWDFIRLGHGKCDVCGKELIVPHRWTFLFLIAVGFWNFVGAGIFGFLINLPIVSYFEAGTNLTPNHGHAALMGVFGMLGVAYIVFGLRQTSTERQWADIEKYVRVSFFGLNVGLALMVALSLFPSGVMQFVDVLNNGYWHARNPAFLNVPAMHLLEWLRLPADLIFIGLGVIPLVIAALRTFVRKDIQTTLVAGDRFAPREVGGP, encoded by the coding sequence ATGAACTCGTCAGAACAAGCTGAGACGCTGTCTCTCTGGTGGCGGCGTTCGGTCGTCTTTATAGTCGTAGCCTGTTTTGCCGTTCTCCTCTGGGTGGCGTTTAGGGCTTACTCGGATGCACCACCCGTACCGCTCAAGGTTATCGATACTTCCGGCAATACACTGTTTAGCGGCAATGATATTATGTCGGGACAGGAAGTGTTTCTCAAGCACGGACTCATGGAAAATGGTAGCATCTGGGGGCATGGGGCCTATATTGGCCCCGATTTCTCGGCGGAATATCTTCATACATTGGCGATGGATACGACTGGCCTGTTGGCGCACCAATATTTCCAAAGAGATGCCCCGGGGCTCAACGAATCACAGAAAACCATGGTACAAGCCTTGGTGCACGACGTCCTAAAGGAGAACCGGTACGATCCGGCAAGGCGGATACTCGTTTTCAGCGCGCCGGAGGCTTTCTCTTACGAACATCAGCAAGGAAAGTGGAAAGCCTATTTTGCAGAATCTGTGGGGAATAGAGGTCTATTACCCAAGGCCATATCGGACAGCAAAGATGTTAAGGAGCTAACGGCTTTTTTTGCCTGGGCCGCCTGGGCATCTGCGGCCAATCGTCCAGGTAAATCATACTCATACACAAACAATTTCCCATACGATCCCGTGGCAGGAAACAACCCCGACGCCAACACCTTTCTCTGGAGTGCGTTGAGCCTTATTGCGTTGCTCGCGGGTACCGCGGCGGTGCTCTTTTCCTTCGGAAAGTTCGGCTATCTCGGATGGAAGGGCAAGGGAGAACATGTTCACCCCGGGATGCTCTCGGGGATCATGAACCAAGCGCAGAAGGCAACTATCAAGTATTTCGTAGCGGCTACGTTGCTCTTTCTTGCGCAGACACTTGTGGGCGGCGCCACGGCTCATTTCCGCGCTGACCCATCAAGCTTTTACGGTTTAAACCTCGCGTATTATCTTCCAAGTAACATCCTGCGTACCTGGCATCTGCAGCTCGCGGTTTTTTGGATAGTCACGGCCTGGATTGGGGGTGGGCTTTTTCTTGCCTCTTCGCTGGGAGAGAGGGAAACCAAATCACAGAGGATCATGATTCATGTGTTGTTTCTTGTTCTTATCGTGATCGTCCTGGGCAGTCTTCTTGGGGAGATGTTCGGCGTGAGGCAGCTACTTGGTGAAGCCTGGTTCTGGCTCGGACATCAAGGGTGGGAGTATCTCGAACTCGGAAGGGCATGGCAATTTTTGCTCGCCGTCGGATTGCTCATCTGGTGGATTCTCGTTTACAGGATCATCCGTAGCGCCTTTAATGATCCGGCAAAGAGCGAGATCGCAAAGCTTTTTCTTATGGCCGCGCTCACTATCCCGCTCTTCTACGTACCGGCCATGTTCTTCACAGGCAAAACCAATTTTACGGTTGTGGATAACTGGCGATTTTGGATCATTCACCTTTGGGTAGAGGGATTCTTCGAGCTTTTTGCAACGGTCATGGTGGCTGTGCTTTTCTATCGGTTGGACATGGTTTCCCGCCAGACCGCCACCAGGATCATCTACCTTGACGCGATCCTGTTTCTGGGAAGCGGCATTATCGGTACTGGACACCACTGGTACTGGACGGGTCAGTCACAGACGAACATGGCCCTGTCAGCCATATTTTCGGCTATGGAAGTGGTACCGCTTACCCTGCTTACGCTTGACGCGTGGGATTTCATTAGGCTGGGCCATGGAAAGTGTGACGTTTGTGGGAAAGAGCTTATTGTGCCACACAGGTGGACGTTTCTCTTTCTCATAGCGGTTGGTTTTTGGAATTTCGTGGGGGCTGGGATCTTTGGTTTCCTTATAAACCTTCCCATCGTCAGCTATTTCGAAGCTGGAACCAATCTTACCCCCAACCACGGACACGCCGCGCTCATGGGTGTGTTTGGCATGCTCGGCGTGGCTTACATTGTATTCGGTCTGAGACAGACTTCGACGGAAAGACAATGGGCTGATATTGAGAAATATGTCAGGGTTTCGTTCTTCGGTTTGAATGTGGGTCTTGCCCTAATGGTTGCCCTGAGTCTTTTTCCTTCGGGAGTTATGCAGTTTGTGGACGTATTGAATAACGGATACTGGCATGCACGGAATCCTGCTTTTCTGAATGTGCCCGCGATGCACCTCCTCGAATGGCTGAGGTTACCGGCGGATCTGATCTTTATTGGCCTGGGAGTTATTCCGCTCGTCATCGCAGCGCTTCGTACCTTTGTGCGGAAGGATATACAGACGACGCTGGTCGCAGGTGACCGTTTTGCCCCCCGTGAAGTCGGGGGTCCTTAA
- a CDS encoding molybdopterin-dependent oxidoreductase produces the protein MDLSRRLFLKAAGLLGLSASLGSCSDATRTLIPFITDPEDIVPGEASWYATTCRECPAGCGMLAKNCDGRVIKVEGNPLNPVNTGKLCARGQASVQGIYNPDRLRQPSKRAVSGALTPITWSQAENRVTHALSQLPPGMGGQRVAFISDLTTGVEREIIRGFLSAVGSEGHITYEPLAYEALRQANQAIFGIDAIPSYNLDAADFLISFGANFLETWVSNVRYARQFARFRELSRGVRHPFLYVGPRLSMTAANADHWIAVPPGEQSTVALGLIRMLLEKGYAPGLDGNDRESMKSAVSGFTTQVVAERAGVSEETLKMISAAFMRARRPLALAEGLGYEDAYAFETAKAVNILCRLAPPRAGTIDFSVISSLSRMSRAREMKEFVGRMSAREIDVLFILRANPVYNLPDQWGFSEALKSVPLVVSLSSFPDETNSLAHLIMPIHTFLESWGDYSPWTGMRGLLQPVMGSVFDTRTPGDILLSIGRALKGAAAFPHKDTFEALRSSFKVQEKTGEQGGDTHEACQQALRRGGLWKEGRGSSSAARLPSLKDRFSATDEGRTRVRGAICLVSYPTVQFFDGRMGNRPFLQELPDPVTAVTWDGWVEVHPETAKRLGVNRGDMLTLRSASHSIEAPAFVWPGIMPDTLAMPIGCGQRSFGRFASSDTGNAIRILQATLDEAGGVQRPCLHVEVARTGKSVAFAHTDGASWQYERNIARSLTWHEFVSSPRHKPDVVLPLSKGFVAERDFYPAHKHDGYRWCMAVDLDRCIGCGACVVACYAENNVAVVGRKQVIKGREMAWLHIQRYFDKSEPLVRFLPMLCQHCDEAPCEAVCPVFAPNHSLEGINNQVYNRCIGTRFCSQNCPYKVRRFNWFTFTHDPPLEWQLNPDVTARTKGVMEKCSFCIQRINEARIRARREDRRIRDGEISPACVQTCPADALIFGNLMDPASRVARAVRESRAYQVLGELNTKPGVIYLKKIRLKMLQDTVGGV, from the coding sequence GTGGACCTATCGCGTCGTCTGTTCCTGAAGGCTGCAGGGCTCCTTGGCTTAAGCGCCTCTCTGGGGAGTTGTTCAGATGCTACACGCACGCTCATACCGTTCATCACGGATCCGGAGGATATCGTTCCCGGCGAGGCAAGCTGGTACGCCACAACCTGCAGAGAATGCCCGGCCGGATGCGGGATGCTTGCTAAGAATTGTGACGGCAGGGTCATTAAAGTGGAGGGGAACCCCCTCAACCCGGTCAATACCGGCAAACTCTGCGCAAGAGGTCAGGCATCGGTTCAGGGCATCTATAATCCGGACCGCCTCCGGCAACCCTCAAAAAGAGCTGTGAGCGGCGCACTCACGCCGATCACGTGGTCTCAAGCGGAAAATAGAGTCACGCACGCGCTATCTCAATTGCCACCAGGAATGGGCGGACAGCGCGTGGCCTTTATCAGCGATCTGACAACGGGAGTGGAGCGGGAGATAATCCGTGGTTTTCTATCCGCCGTAGGATCGGAAGGACACATCACGTATGAGCCCCTGGCGTACGAGGCCTTAAGGCAGGCCAACCAGGCGATCTTCGGCATCGATGCCATACCGTCATATAACCTGGACGCGGCCGATTTTCTCATTTCCTTTGGCGCAAATTTTCTCGAAACATGGGTCTCGAACGTGCGTTATGCCCGTCAGTTTGCCCGGTTTCGTGAGCTCTCGAGAGGGGTCAGGCATCCTTTCCTGTATGTGGGCCCACGCCTTTCCATGACCGCCGCCAATGCCGACCACTGGATAGCCGTGCCACCGGGAGAGCAGTCCACGGTTGCTTTAGGCCTCATCCGGATGCTTCTTGAGAAGGGCTATGCCCCCGGCCTTGATGGTAACGATCGGGAAAGCATGAAGTCGGCTGTGTCAGGATTTACCACTCAGGTGGTGGCAGAACGCGCGGGCGTGAGCGAAGAAACGCTGAAAATGATCTCAGCCGCCTTTATGAGAGCCAGGCGCCCCCTTGCACTTGCCGAAGGTTTGGGTTATGAGGATGCCTACGCCTTCGAGACTGCGAAGGCTGTGAACATCCTCTGCAGGCTCGCTCCCCCACGGGCCGGAACCATCGACTTCTCCGTTATATCCTCGCTTTCCCGAATGAGCCGAGCGAGAGAGATGAAGGAGTTCGTGGGTAGGATGAGTGCCCGTGAGATCGACGTTTTATTTATTCTCCGGGCGAACCCGGTCTATAATTTGCCCGATCAATGGGGATTTTCCGAGGCATTAAAGTCTGTGCCGCTTGTTGTCAGCCTTTCGAGTTTTCCCGATGAGACAAATTCACTCGCCCACCTGATCATGCCGATCCACACGTTCCTTGAATCTTGGGGTGACTATTCTCCGTGGACGGGCATGCGTGGGTTGCTGCAGCCCGTAATGGGCTCTGTGTTCGACACGCGGACCCCAGGCGATATTCTTCTGTCCATCGGGCGTGCGCTGAAAGGTGCGGCTGCGTTTCCCCACAAGGACACGTTTGAGGCGCTTCGCAGCTCCTTCAAGGTTCAAGAAAAGACCGGGGAGCAAGGCGGGGATACACACGAAGCGTGCCAGCAAGCCTTAAGAAGGGGAGGCCTGTGGAAAGAAGGCAGAGGCTCATCAAGCGCCGCCCGCTTGCCGTCGCTCAAAGACCGGTTCTCTGCTACTGATGAAGGGCGTACCCGCGTCCGAGGGGCCATCTGTCTTGTTTCTTACCCCACCGTGCAGTTCTTCGATGGACGCATGGGAAACCGACCATTCTTGCAGGAGTTGCCCGACCCCGTCACGGCCGTTACCTGGGACGGATGGGTAGAAGTTCATCCTGAGACTGCGAAAAGGCTCGGTGTAAACAGAGGAGACATGCTCACCTTACGCAGTGCTTCTCACTCAATCGAGGCGCCGGCATTTGTTTGGCCGGGGATTATGCCCGACACGCTCGCCATGCCCATAGGATGCGGCCAAAGGAGTTTCGGCCGATTCGCATCGAGCGACACGGGAAACGCCATACGCATCTTACAGGCGACCCTCGATGAGGCAGGAGGGGTTCAAAGGCCGTGCCTTCACGTGGAGGTGGCAAGGACAGGCAAATCCGTTGCATTCGCGCATACGGACGGCGCCTCCTGGCAGTATGAGCGCAACATCGCAAGATCGCTGACATGGCATGAATTCGTCTCGAGCCCGCGGCACAAACCCGATGTGGTGCTTCCTCTGTCAAAGGGTTTCGTGGCGGAGCGCGATTTCTATCCCGCTCACAAGCATGATGGATACCGGTGGTGCATGGCCGTGGACCTTGACAGGTGCATAGGCTGCGGCGCCTGTGTGGTAGCCTGCTATGCAGAAAACAACGTGGCGGTTGTAGGAAGAAAACAGGTGATCAAGGGCAGGGAAATGGCGTGGCTTCACATACAACGATACTTCGACAAATCGGAACCTTTGGTCCGCTTTCTCCCTATGCTCTGCCAGCACTGCGACGAGGCCCCCTGCGAGGCGGTCTGTCCTGTCTTTGCGCCAAATCACAGCTTAGAGGGGATCAACAACCAGGTCTATAATCGATGCATCGGAACACGCTTCTGCAGCCAGAACTGCCCGTACAAGGTGCGTCGGTTTAACTGGTTCACCTTCACCCACGACCCGCCGCTGGAGTGGCAGCTTAACCCCGACGTAACGGCAAGGACAAAGGGCGTCATGGAGAAGTGTTCCTTCTGCATCCAACGTATCAACGAGGCACGAATCCGGGCGAGACGCGAGGATAGACGAATACGGGACGGCGAAATCTCCCCCGCGTGTGTACAGACCTGCCCTGCGGATGCGTTGATTTTTGGAAATCTCATGGACCCGGCAAGCCGGGTTGCGCGCGCGGTTCGGGAATCGAGGGCCTATCAGGTGCTTGGTGAACTGAATACCAAGCCCGGCGTGATATATCTGAAGAAGATACGTCTTAAGATGCTGCAGGATACGGTGGGAGGCGTCTAG
- the nrfD gene encoding NrfD/PsrC family molybdoenzyme membrane anchor subunit, which translates to MERLAFHEVDRKILNTLAPAGRTYWVIVGLLLLGVIYGYFVVWPYQILTGMGVAGYRPPVLWGAYLVDFVFWIGIAHSGTLISAILFLFRARFRTSISRSAEAMTIFAVLIASLFPLIHLGRFWVFYWIIPYPNQRTLWPDFQSPLIFDFLAVSTYMTASLLFWYTGLVPDLATARDRMTGIRKKIYGLFSLGWSGTDRQWHHYGMSYLLLAALCTPLVISVHSVVSWDFALAIIPGYHSTIFPPYFVAGAIHSGLAMVLSLLIPLRRFFHLESVITIDTLEKVAKTSILMGLIVAYAYVVEPFVAWYSGNVFERQTFLFRAIGYYAPLFWIMAGCNAVAPLFFFIKRVRTSPAWLFAISILINIGMWLERFVIICGSMARDYLPFAWGNYWPNWVDWSITFGSFCLFFFLFLLFVKFLPSIAITELKAEAGAPIRPKEDYHGA; encoded by the coding sequence GTGGAGAGACTCGCCTTTCACGAGGTAGACCGGAAGATTCTTAACACGCTCGCACCTGCCGGGCGGACTTACTGGGTGATAGTCGGTCTTCTGTTACTGGGGGTGATCTACGGCTATTTCGTCGTATGGCCCTACCAGATACTTACAGGCATGGGTGTTGCCGGATATAGGCCGCCGGTGCTCTGGGGGGCTTATCTCGTAGACTTTGTTTTCTGGATCGGAATCGCCCATTCCGGCACACTCATATCGGCCATCCTTTTTCTGTTTCGTGCGCGCTTTCGTACAAGCATTTCGAGAAGCGCAGAGGCGATGACAATCTTTGCGGTGCTCATCGCATCCCTGTTTCCCCTCATACACCTTGGTCGCTTCTGGGTCTTCTATTGGATCATTCCATATCCGAATCAGCGCACGCTCTGGCCAGACTTCCAATCGCCGCTCATCTTTGACTTTCTTGCCGTTTCAACCTACATGACGGCAAGCCTCTTGTTCTGGTACACGGGGCTTGTCCCCGACCTTGCGACCGCCCGCGATCGGATGACGGGCATTCGAAAGAAGATCTACGGCTTATTCTCGCTTGGCTGGTCGGGCACAGACCGGCAATGGCACCATTACGGTATGTCCTATCTTCTCCTTGCAGCGCTCTGCACGCCGCTTGTCATCTCGGTACACAGTGTGGTCTCCTGGGACTTTGCGCTCGCCATTATACCGGGCTATCACAGTACGATCTTTCCGCCCTATTTTGTGGCCGGGGCCATCCACTCGGGCCTTGCCATGGTGCTCTCCCTTCTCATACCCCTTCGGCGTTTCTTTCATCTGGAGTCGGTGATTACGATCGACACGCTTGAGAAGGTGGCAAAGACCTCGATCCTCATGGGCCTCATTGTGGCCTACGCCTACGTAGTTGAGCCTTTTGTCGCGTGGTACAGCGGCAACGTCTTCGAGCGACAGACTTTTCTTTTCAGGGCGATCGGTTACTACGCACCGCTCTTTTGGATCATGGCAGGCTGCAACGCCGTCGCCCCCCTGTTTTTCTTCATAAAGAGGGTGCGGACGAGCCCTGCCTGGCTTTTTGCCATCTCCATACTGATAAATATCGGCATGTGGCTCGAGCGTTTCGTGATCATCTGCGGTTCCATGGCGAGAGACTATCTGCCGTTTGCGTGGGGGAACTACTGGCCGAACTGGGTGGATTGGTCCATTACTTTTGGGTCATTCTGTCTATTCTTCTTTCTGTTCTTACTCTTCGTCAAATTCCTGCCGTCGATCGCCATAACCGAACTTAAGGCAGAGGCGGGCGCCCCAATCCGTCCGAAGGAGGACTATCATGGCGCATAG
- the pal gene encoding peptidoglycan-associated lipoprotein Pal produces MMKTTVRVFVVFAVMGLFLAGCGCFQQQMRGETQAPPAPMAQTVTPEAKPEMPVAAAAPAAVASAPSVMLKDINFDFDKSNIRPMDADILKGDVGWFNANAGKKVRIEGNCDERGTVEYNLALGQRRADSTKDFLSNLGVDAKLLTTISYGKEKPLCQEHNEDCWAKNRRAHFVPAD; encoded by the coding sequence ATGATGAAAACAACGGTACGTGTATTCGTGGTATTTGCTGTGATGGGTTTGTTTCTTGCGGGATGCGGGTGCTTTCAACAGCAGATGAGGGGTGAGACGCAGGCGCCGCCTGCCCCCATGGCGCAAACAGTCACGCCCGAGGCCAAGCCGGAGATGCCTGTCGCGGCTGCCGCCCCGGCTGCTGTGGCCTCGGCTCCATCTGTCATGTTAAAGGACATCAATTTCGATTTCGACAAATCCAATATCCGTCCCATGGACGCCGACATTTTGAAAGGGGACGTGGGCTGGTTTAACGCAAATGCGGGCAAAAAGGTCAGGATTGAGGGCAATTGCGATGAGCGGGGAACCGTGGAATATAACCTTGCCTTGGGGCAAAGAAGGGCTGACTCCACCAAGGACTTCCTGTCTAATCTCGGGGTCGACGCCAAGTTGCTCACCACCATAAGCTACGGAAAAGAGAAACCGCTCTGCCAGGAACACAATGAGGACTGCTGGGCAAAAAATAGACGCGCACACTTTGTGCCCGCCGACTGA
- a CDS encoding quinol:electron acceptor oxidoreductase subunit ActD codes for MAHREGLLGLFTYVDDFLFALRGLTSGARKIETVFSPLYIPEIDEILAKRPSRARLITLLGGIGGGLGLLGLAIYAHLSFSLITSGKPVLPWVPWVIVCFEGTILGGVLASVAAWIFLGRLPRRATASGYDPVFSQDRFGVLVACSRSEQEEIRKLLKESGAGEVRNVAW; via the coding sequence ATGGCGCATAGGGAGGGGCTTTTGGGCCTGTTTACCTACGTTGACGATTTCCTTTTCGCCCTTCGGGGTCTTACCTCGGGTGCGAGAAAGATCGAAACGGTCTTTTCTCCCCTCTATATCCCGGAGATAGATGAGATACTGGCAAAGAGGCCGAGTAGAGCTCGTTTGATTACTCTTTTGGGTGGGATCGGAGGTGGTCTCGGGCTATTGGGTCTCGCGATATATGCCCATCTTTCATTTAGCCTTATTACGAGCGGGAAACCGGTTCTACCCTGGGTGCCCTGGGTCATCGTCTGCTTTGAAGGAACTATCCTCGGAGGCGTGCTTGCGAGTGTCGCGGCCTGGATCTTTTTGGGACGCCTGCCGAGGCGTGCCACGGCCAGCGGATACGACCCGGTTTTTTCTCAGGACCGCTTCGGGGTGCTTGTTGCGTGCTCTCGGAGCGAACAGGAAGAGATACGGAAACTGCTTAAGGAATCCGGTGCAGGAGAGGTGCGCAATGTTGCCTGGTAG